A part of Methanomassiliicoccales archaeon genomic DNA contains:
- a CDS encoding nucleotide exchange factor GrpE gives MEEGAEGTATRPEAANEAEQVDTLRKQLEELRSALEAEMKRSKECLDMARRIQADFDNYKKRVAKEKEETVRCANDKLVCELLTVMDDLERALAADVSEEQLRLGLSQVHSNLRSLLKGYGLTEIPVDRFDPNYHEAFGVGEGEEGQILEVYQKGYCLGPRVIRHSKVKVGRNQERGDDNG, from the coding sequence ATGGAAGAAGGTGCTGAGGGCACGGCGACCCGGCCAGAGGCGGCCAACGAGGCCGAGCAGGTGGATACGTTGCGCAAACAGCTGGAAGAGCTCCGCTCAGCTCTGGAGGCGGAGATGAAGAGGTCGAAGGAGTGCCTAGACATGGCCAGAAGGATCCAGGCGGACTTCGACAATTACAAGAAGAGGGTCGCAAAGGAAAAAGAGGAGACGGTCCGCTGTGCCAATGATAAGCTGGTCTGCGAGCTCTTGACGGTCATGGACGACCTCGAGAGGGCATTGGCGGCCGATGTCTCAGAGGAACAGCTCAGGCTTGGGCTGTCCCAGGTGCATTCAAACTTACGATCATTGCTGAAAGGATACGGTCTTACTGAGATCCCTGTGGACAGGTTCGACCCGAACTATCATGAAGCGTTCGGAGTGGGCGAGGGAGAGGAAGGGCAGATCCTGGAGGTCTATCAGAAGGGCTATTGCCTTGGCCCTAGGGTGATAAGGCATTCAAAGGTCAAA